The Streptomyces rimosus genomic interval CGAGCGTGCGGTTCTACGACGCCGTCCTCGCCCCGCTCGGCGGCAGGCGGACGAAGGTCTTCGGCGAGAACGTGGGCTACGGCACCACCGGGCACTGTCTCTGGCTCGTCCCCTGCACCGACGACGGCCCGGCACGTGAGGTCCATCTGGCGTTCGCGGCGGCCGACCGCGATGCCGTGGACGCGTTCCATGCCGCCGCCGTCGCCGCCGGGGCGGAATCCCTGCACACGCCGCGGCTGAGGCCCGAGTACCACGCGTCGTACTACGGCGCCTTCGTCCGGGATCCGGACGGGAACAACATCGAGGCCGTCTGTCATACGCCGTAGTCCGGCCGCGCCGCACAGCACCCCGGTCCGCGGGCTCCCCAGGGAGCCCGCGGACTTCGTCGCGCCCCATGCGTAAACGGAATTTCACATTCCGCCAGCCCGGCACACACCTGTACCAATCTGTGACACAAATATCCGTTTCTCCAGGCAACCGATCATGCCGGTCCAGCCGTCTGGATGGTCGGCGGTTGCCGACAACCGGCCCGGCGGTCCGTGACCGCGCCGGGGTCCGGGGTGGTGCCCGCCACAGCCAGTTGTGTTGCTTTGGAGGGAACCCCACGTGCACGTCAGATCAGCCCGTCGCACAGTCCTGCTGTCCGCCGCCCTGGCGGGGGCCGCGCTGCTGACCGCGTGTGGAGCGGAGGGCGGCTCGCAGGCGTCGGACAAGCCGACCGCGAAGGTGACCGTGACCCCGGCGGCGGGCAGCAAGTCGGCCAAGCTCGGCTCGCCGATATCCGTGAAGGTCTCCGGCGGCAGCCTGACCGCCGTCGAGGCCAAGGACGAGAAGGGGGACAAGGTCGAGGGCAAGCTGTCCGGCGACGGTACGTCCTGGACCTCGGAGGGCAAGGTCAAGCCGGGGACCACGTACACCGTGCACACCAAGACGAAGTCCGGCGACGGCAAGGAGTCGGCCTCCGACGCGAGCTTCACCACCGAGAAGGCCGACAAGGTCAACAAGCTCACCAACACGCCGTCCAACGGGCAGACCGTCGGCACCGGCATGCCGATCTCGATCCTGTTCGACCACCCGGTCGCCAAGGACCGGCGCGCCGAGATCCAAAAGGCGCTCAAGGTCACCACGCAGCCGCAGGTGGAGGGCGCCTGGGGCTGGGTCAAGGACTGGTCCGGCAA includes:
- a CDS encoding VOC family protein; the encoded protein is MLDHIAIQVRDIAASVRFYDAVLAPLGGRRTKVFGENVGYGTTGHCLWLVPCTDDGPAREVHLAFAAADRDAVDAFHAAAVAAGAESLHTPRLRPEYHASYYGAFVRDPDGNNIEAVCHTP